Proteins encoded by one window of Pseudonocardia sp. HH130629-09:
- the pdhA gene encoding pyruvate dehydrogenase (acetyl-transferring) E1 component subunit alpha: MSARKGVVVDDRHETVRLVEPDGAAVPGAQLPSPDRLLAGYRGLVRARRLNEQAGALVRQGRLAVYPSSRGQEACQVAAAMVLADGDWLFPTYRDTAAIVARGVDPVEVLTMLRGNRHCGYDVAAHRVAPQATPLATQLLHAVGVAHAARLKGEPDAVLALCGDGATSEGDFHEALNFAAVFRAPVVFLVQNNKYAISVPLHRQSAAASLADKAVGYGMPGVRVDGNDLAALLSVLDDAVERARAGDGPTLVEADTYRMDAHTNADDAGRYRSDGEVASWAARDPLARLRARLRADDLLDDDAERALVEETEQMAADLRAGIAAESPVDPEELFAHVYAHPTPQLREQRDQLRAELEVTP, translated from the coding sequence GTGTCCGCACGGAAGGGGGTCGTCGTGGACGACCGGCACGAGACCGTCCGCCTCGTGGAGCCCGACGGCGCCGCGGTTCCCGGGGCCCAGCTCCCGTCGCCCGACCGGCTGCTCGCCGGCTACCGCGGGCTGGTGCGCGCCCGTCGGCTCAACGAGCAGGCCGGCGCGCTGGTCCGGCAGGGACGCCTGGCCGTGTACCCGTCCTCGCGCGGGCAGGAGGCCTGCCAGGTGGCCGCGGCGATGGTGCTGGCCGACGGCGACTGGCTCTTCCCGACCTACCGCGACACCGCCGCGATCGTCGCCCGCGGTGTCGATCCGGTCGAGGTCCTCACGATGCTGCGCGGGAACCGGCACTGCGGCTACGACGTCGCCGCCCACCGCGTCGCCCCGCAGGCGACCCCGCTCGCGACGCAGCTGCTGCACGCGGTCGGCGTCGCCCACGCCGCGCGGCTCAAGGGCGAGCCCGACGCCGTCCTGGCGCTCTGCGGCGACGGCGCCACCAGCGAGGGCGACTTCCACGAGGCGCTGAACTTCGCCGCGGTCTTCCGGGCGCCCGTGGTGTTCCTGGTGCAGAACAACAAGTACGCGATCTCGGTGCCGCTGCACCGCCAGAGCGCCGCCGCCAGCCTCGCGGACAAGGCGGTCGGTTACGGCATGCCCGGTGTCCGGGTCGACGGCAACGACCTCGCGGCCCTGCTCAGCGTGCTCGACGACGCCGTGGAGCGGGCCCGCGCCGGCGACGGCCCCACGCTGGTCGAGGCCGACACCTACCGGATGGACGCCCACACCAACGCCGACGACGCCGGCCGCTACCGCAGCGACGGCGAGGTCGCCTCCTGGGCCGCCCGCGACCCTCTGGCGCGCCTGCGCGCCCGGCTACGCGCCGACGACCTGCTCGACGACGACGCCGAGCGCGCTCTCGTCGAGGAGACCGAGCAGATGGCCGCCGACCTGCGCGCCGGTATCGCGGCCGAGTCCCCGGTCGACCCCGAGGAGCTGTTCGCGCACGTCTACGCCCACCCCACCCCGCAGCTGCGCGAGCAGCGCGACCAGCTGCGTGCCGAGCTGGAGGTCACGCCGTGA
- a CDS encoding pirin family protein has protein sequence MSNVETAPEEVVCGGDAADGELVTPRNVPLGGPRAMTVRRTLPRRTRSLIGAWCFLDHYGPDRVADTGGMAVPGHPHTGLATVSWLFTGRVEHRDTTGAHAIVRPGELNLMTAGSGIAHSEFSTPDAEVLHGVQLWLALPAAHRETAPRFEHYAPPRVQAGDAALRVFLGSLAGSSSPVPTFTPLLGAEVVLPAGASVTLDVDAGFEHGVLVDTGSAQVSGTAAAAAELVYLPPGRTTLDLHAGDDGARLVLLGGEPLGEQIVMWWNFVGSTHDEVVAFREQWQDERAAGGRDGGRFGMFPDAWDSTLPAPELPNARLTPRG, from the coding sequence GTGAGCAACGTCGAGACCGCGCCGGAGGAGGTCGTCTGCGGGGGCGACGCCGCCGACGGGGAGCTGGTGACCCCGCGCAACGTGCCGCTGGGCGGGCCGCGCGCGATGACGGTGCGCCGCACGCTGCCGCGCCGCACCCGGTCGCTGATCGGGGCCTGGTGCTTCCTGGACCACTACGGCCCAGACCGGGTCGCCGACACCGGCGGGATGGCCGTGCCGGGGCATCCGCACACCGGGCTCGCGACGGTGTCGTGGCTGTTCACCGGCCGGGTCGAACACCGCGACACCACCGGCGCGCACGCGATCGTGCGCCCGGGCGAGCTGAACCTGATGACCGCGGGATCCGGCATCGCCCACTCGGAGTTCTCCACCCCCGACGCCGAGGTGCTGCACGGGGTGCAGCTGTGGCTGGCACTGCCCGCCGCCCACCGGGAGACCGCTCCCCGCTTCGAGCACTACGCACCGCCCCGGGTGCAGGCCGGGGACGCCGCGCTGCGGGTGTTCCTCGGATCGCTGGCCGGGTCGTCGTCGCCGGTCCCGACGTTCACCCCGCTGCTCGGCGCCGAGGTGGTGCTGCCCGCCGGCGCGTCGGTGACGCTGGACGTCGACGCCGGGTTCGAGCACGGAGTGCTGGTCGACACCGGCTCGGCACAGGTGAGCGGCACTGCGGCCGCGGCCGCCGAGCTCGTGTACCTCCCGCCGGGCCGGACGACCCTGGACCTGCACGCCGGCGACGACGGCGCCCGCCTGGTGCTGCTCGGCGGGGAGCCGCTGGGCGAGCAGATCGTGATGTGGTGGAACTTCGTCGGTTCCACCCACGACGAGGTCGTGGCCTTCCGGGAGCAGTGGCAGGACGAACGCGCCGCCGGGGGGCGGGACGGTGGCCGCTTCGGGATGTTCCCGGACGCCTGGGACTCGACGTTGCCGGCGCCGGAGCTGCCGAACGCACGGTTGACTCCTCGCGGGTAG
- a CDS encoding cupin domain-containing protein — translation MTGISRRRALGAGVAGVAGMAGLAATGGTAGAGAPTPPRTGQPGHLFHLVATEPNNFDGGWLRGANEQNFPVLAGQQGSVYLAHLDPGGIREPHWHPTAWELNYIVSGTAKWTILGTHPDGEYHNDVFTAERGDLVFAPTGLFHYFENASTTEPLDVLIVFNTSTAEPDDDIGIVGSLNAIPRDVLAASFGVPESAFAQVPQRIEPVVITRRR, via the coding sequence ATGACGGGGATCAGCAGGCGACGGGCCCTGGGCGCGGGTGTCGCAGGGGTGGCGGGGATGGCGGGACTGGCCGCCACGGGCGGGACCGCCGGGGCGGGCGCTCCGACGCCGCCGCGGACCGGGCAGCCCGGCCACCTGTTCCATCTCGTGGCGACCGAGCCCAACAACTTCGACGGCGGATGGCTGCGCGGGGCGAACGAGCAGAACTTCCCGGTGCTCGCCGGCCAGCAGGGGTCGGTGTACCTGGCCCACCTCGACCCCGGCGGGATCCGCGAGCCGCACTGGCACCCGACCGCGTGGGAGCTGAACTACATCGTCTCCGGCACCGCGAAGTGGACCATCCTCGGCACCCACCCCGACGGCGAGTACCACAACGACGTCTTCACCGCGGAGCGCGGTGACCTCGTGTTCGCGCCGACGGGCCTGTTCCACTACTTCGAGAACGCGTCGACGACCGAGCCGCTCGACGTGCTCATCGTCTTCAACACCTCGACCGCCGAGCCGGACGACGACATCGGCATCGTCGGCAGCCTCAACGCGATCCCCCGGGACGTGCTGGCCGCGTCGTTCGGGGTGCCCGAGTCGGCCTTCGCGCAGGTGCCCCAGCGGATCGAGCCGGTGGTGATCACCCGCCGCCGCTGA
- a CDS encoding alpha-ketoacid dehydrogenase subunit beta: MAQSINTALREAMAADPTVVVFGEDVGPLGGVFRVTDGLTAEFGEHRCFDTPLAESGIVGTAVGMAMNGLRPVVEMQFDAFAYPAFEQIVSHVAKFGNRTSGRMRLPMVIRVPYAGGIGGVEHHCDSSEAYYAHTAGLTVLAPATNADAHGLLRAAIEYPDPVVFLEPKKHYFTSEEVDTAVPVPPIGRAVVRRPGADATLIAYGPTVPVALAAAEEAALEGRDLGVVDLRSIVPFDDETVCAQVRRTGRAVVVAEAPGFASVASEIAARVSERCFHHLEAPVRRVTGFDVPYPPPKLEQHHLPGVDRVLDAVDSLGWEDAA, from the coding sequence ATGGCGCAGTCGATCAACACCGCGCTGCGCGAGGCGATGGCCGCCGACCCGACCGTCGTCGTGTTCGGGGAGGACGTCGGTCCGCTCGGCGGGGTCTTCCGGGTGACCGACGGGCTCACCGCCGAGTTCGGCGAGCACCGCTGCTTCGACACCCCGCTCGCCGAGTCCGGCATCGTCGGCACGGCGGTGGGGATGGCGATGAACGGGCTGCGGCCCGTCGTCGAGATGCAGTTCGACGCGTTCGCCTACCCGGCGTTCGAGCAGATCGTCAGCCACGTCGCGAAGTTCGGCAACCGCACCTCGGGCCGGATGCGGCTGCCGATGGTCATCCGGGTGCCCTACGCCGGCGGGATCGGCGGCGTCGAGCACCACTGCGACTCCTCCGAGGCGTACTACGCCCACACCGCCGGGCTGACCGTGCTCGCCCCGGCCACGAACGCCGACGCCCACGGCCTGCTCCGCGCGGCGATCGAGTACCCGGACCCGGTGGTCTTCCTGGAGCCGAAGAAGCACTACTTCACCTCCGAGGAGGTCGACACGGCGGTGCCGGTGCCACCGATCGGACGTGCCGTCGTCCGCCGCCCCGGGGCCGACGCGACGCTCATCGCCTACGGGCCGACGGTCCCGGTCGCGCTCGCTGCCGCCGAGGAGGCCGCTCTGGAGGGCCGTGACCTGGGCGTGGTCGACCTGCGGTCGATCGTCCCGTTCGACGACGAGACCGTCTGCGCGCAGGTGCGCCGGACCGGGCGGGCGGTCGTCGTCGCGGAGGCACCGGGGTTCGCCTCGGTCGCCTCGGAGATCGCCGCCCGGGTCTCGGAGCGCTGCTTCCACCACCTCGAGGCGCCGGTGCGCCGGGTGACCGGGTTCGACGTGCCCTACCCGCCGCCGAAGCTGGAGCAGCACCATCTGCCGGGGGTGGACCGGGTGCTCGACGCGGTCGACTCGCTCGGCTGGGAGGACGCGGCGTGA
- a CDS encoding SGNH/GDSL hydrolase family protein, with product MRYVAIGDSFTEGVGDEDAAGVPRGWPDRVAAGLAGASGEPVHYANLAVRGRLLADVVGPQLDAALALDPAPTLITLNGGGNDMLRLRTDVAGLAALTTRAVDRCAAAGVRLVLLSGADPSDRLPLGRVVHRRGAELSAAVRTLATTRGLTFVDVFGDAEIRRPGYWSDDRLHLGTPGHLRTAGIVLEALGVRGATPATTVDADPPTGPAAALAYYRTHVLPWGGRRLRGRSSGDGRPAKAPSWTVVPAL from the coding sequence GTGCGGTACGTGGCGATCGGGGACAGCTTCACCGAGGGCGTGGGCGACGAGGACGCGGCAGGTGTCCCCCGCGGCTGGCCCGACCGGGTCGCCGCCGGGCTGGCCGGTGCCTCCGGTGAGCCGGTGCACTACGCGAACCTGGCCGTACGGGGCCGGCTGCTGGCCGACGTCGTCGGGCCGCAGCTCGATGCCGCACTGGCGCTGGACCCCGCACCGACCCTGATCACCCTCAACGGCGGGGGGAACGACATGCTCCGCCTCCGCACCGACGTCGCCGGGCTCGCCGCGCTCACCACCCGCGCCGTCGACCGCTGCGCGGCGGCCGGGGTCCGGCTGGTGCTGCTCAGCGGCGCCGACCCGTCGGACCGGCTTCCACTGGGACGGGTCGTCCACCGCCGCGGCGCGGAGCTGTCGGCGGCGGTGCGCACGCTCGCCACCACACGCGGACTCACCTTCGTCGACGTGTTCGGCGACGCCGAGATCCGCCGGCCCGGCTACTGGTCGGACGACCGCCTGCACCTGGGCACGCCCGGGCATCTGCGCACCGCGGGAATCGTGCTGGAGGCGCTCGGTGTGCGTGGGGCGACGCCCGCGACGACCGTCGACGCGGACCCGCCGACCGGACCGGCCGCAGCGCTCGCCTACTACCGCACCCACGTCCTGCCCTGGGGCGGACGACGTCTGCGGGGCCGGTCGTCCGGGGACGGCCGCCCGGCGAAGGCCCCGTCCTGGACGGTCGTCCCGGCGCTCTGA
- a CDS encoding dihydrolipoamide acetyltransferase family protein, translated as MSAQVFTLPDLGEGLTEAELVRWLVADGDTVGVDQPVAEVETAKAVVEVPSPYAGTVLSRHGAEGETLRVGEPLVSVGDATGAAGAAGSGNVLIGYGTTGGHEGARRRRRAVKRASATATPASATPATVVPADAPASAPPSAVPAAASAVPATSAADGAPGERRPVQSPVVRRLARDHGIDLATVEGTGLGGMVLRHDVAVAAARAAAPTAAAERATVPTATAATGPTANGPTPAAPDRDPRTGLAVREVVPLRGVRRAVAETLTRSRAEIPEATTWVDVDATDLLALRPQLTGADGRPVGLLAILARFVVAGLARFPELNARVDTGSAQIVHLDGVHLGIAAQTDRGLVVPSVADAHRLGMRGLDTEIRRLTAAARDGSVTAAELTRGSFTLNNYGVLGVDGSAAIINHPEVAMLGVGRVLPRPWVVDGAVVPRSITQLSLVFDHRVCDGGTAGGFLRFVADAVESPLSALADL; from the coding sequence GTGAGCGCGCAGGTGTTCACGCTGCCCGACCTGGGGGAGGGGCTGACCGAGGCCGAGCTGGTCCGCTGGCTCGTGGCCGATGGGGACACCGTCGGCGTGGACCAGCCCGTCGCCGAGGTGGAGACGGCGAAGGCCGTGGTCGAGGTGCCCTCGCCGTACGCGGGCACGGTGCTGTCCCGGCACGGCGCGGAGGGTGAGACGCTGCGGGTCGGGGAGCCGCTGGTGTCGGTCGGGGACGCCACCGGGGCAGCCGGGGCCGCCGGGTCGGGCAACGTCCTGATCGGCTACGGGACGACCGGCGGGCACGAGGGGGCCCGCCGGCGTCGCCGGGCCGTGAAGCGGGCCTCCGCGACGGCCACTCCCGCGTCGGCCACTCCCGCGACCGTCGTACCCGCGGACGCCCCCGCGTCGGCTCCCCCGTCCGCGGTCCCGGCAGCGGCATCCGCGGTCCCGGCGACGTCGGCCGCCGACGGCGCACCGGGCGAGCGTCGGCCGGTGCAGTCGCCGGTGGTGCGGCGGTTGGCCCGTGACCACGGCATCGACCTCGCGACGGTCGAGGGGACCGGACTCGGCGGTATGGTGCTGCGCCACGACGTGGCCGTCGCCGCGGCCCGTGCTGCCGCACCGACCGCCGCCGCGGAACGAGCCACCGTCCCGACCGCGACGGCCGCGACCGGACCGACCGCGAACGGTCCGACCCCGGCCGCGCCGGACCGCGACCCGCGCACCGGGCTCGCGGTCCGCGAGGTCGTGCCGCTCCGCGGAGTCCGTCGCGCCGTCGCCGAGACCCTGACCCGCAGCCGCGCCGAGATCCCCGAGGCCACGACCTGGGTCGACGTCGACGCCACCGACCTGCTCGCCCTGCGCCCGCAGCTCACCGGCGCCGACGGCCGTCCGGTCGGGCTGCTCGCCATCCTGGCGCGGTTCGTCGTCGCCGGTCTGGCGCGGTTCCCCGAGCTCAACGCCCGCGTCGACACCGGGTCCGCGCAGATCGTGCACCTCGACGGGGTGCACCTCGGCATCGCCGCGCAGACCGACCGCGGCCTGGTCGTCCCCTCGGTGGCCGACGCCCACCGTCTCGGGATGCGCGGCCTCGACACCGAGATCCGCCGCCTCACCGCGGCGGCCCGGGACGGCTCGGTCACCGCCGCCGAGCTGACCCGAGGGTCGTTCACCCTGAACAACTACGGGGTGCTCGGCGTCGACGGCAGTGCCGCGATCATCAACCATCCCGAGGTCGCGATGCTGGGCGTCGGACGGGTGCTGCCGCGGCCGTGGGTCGTCGACGGCGCGGTCGTCCCGCGGTCGATCACCCAGCTGTCGCTGGTGTTCGACCACCGGGTCTGCGACGGCGGCACCGCGGGCGGGTTCCTCCGCTTCGTCGCCGACGCCGTCGAGTCGCCGCTGTCCGCGCTCGCCGACCTCTGA
- a CDS encoding Lrp/AsnC family transcriptional regulator codes for MVAELQHDGRLTGRALAERLTISRANAYARLARLVDDGVITGFTAVVDPHRVGLHTSAYVTLTVRQNSWRELREQLRAIPEVRHMALVGGDFDVLLLVRTTGNDALRSVVLERLQALPTVVSTRTILIFEDESR; via the coding sequence ATGGTCGCGGAGCTGCAGCACGACGGCAGGCTGACCGGGCGCGCGCTGGCCGAGCGCCTGACGATCTCGCGGGCGAACGCCTACGCCCGCCTCGCCCGGCTCGTCGACGACGGCGTGATCACCGGGTTCACCGCCGTCGTCGACCCGCACCGGGTGGGTCTGCACACCTCGGCGTACGTGACACTGACGGTGCGGCAGAACAGCTGGCGCGAGCTGCGCGAACAGCTGCGCGCGATCCCCGAGGTCCGGCACATGGCGTTGGTCGGCGGGGACTTCGACGTGCTGCTGCTGGTGCGCACCACCGGCAACGACGCGTTGCGCAGCGTCGTGCTCGAACGCCTGCAGGCGCTCCCGACGGTCGTGTCGACGCGGACGATCCTGATCTTCGAGGACGAGTCCCGCTAG
- the paaK gene encoding phenylacetate--CoA ligase PaaK, producing MTAATTRLGDAPPAELLDPAERMSVDELRTLQLGRLQWTLRHAWDNVPHYRRRFEEHGVHPDDCRELADIAKFPTTTKADLRETYPFGMFAVPRERIARIHASSGTTGRPTVVGYTGGDLDRWAGLVARSIRAAGGRPGHRVHVAYGYGLFTGGLGAHYGAEKLGATVIPVSGGMTPRQVQLIGDFAPEVIMVTPSYMLTLLDEFERQGVDPRATSLQVGILGAEPWTERMRAEIEERAGIHAVDIYGLSEVMGPGVSQECVETKDGLHIWEDHFLPEVVDPLDGTPLPDGAEGELLFTSLTKEGLPIIRYRTRDLTTLLPGTARPQMRRMAKITGRSDDMIILRGVNVFPTQIEEIVLRTPGLAPHFQLELTTRGRLDAMTVRVEARGDTPADRRDPAAAELVRAVKETVGISVTCEVVDPDTLERSVGKLQRLKDRREPRA from the coding sequence ATGACCGCGGCCACGACGCGCCTCGGCGACGCGCCCCCGGCGGAGCTGCTGGACCCGGCCGAGCGGATGTCGGTCGACGAGCTGCGCACCCTGCAGCTGGGGCGTCTGCAGTGGACGTTGCGGCACGCCTGGGACAACGTCCCGCACTACCGGCGGAGGTTCGAGGAGCACGGCGTGCACCCCGACGACTGCCGCGAGCTCGCCGACATCGCGAAGTTCCCGACGACGACCAAGGCCGACCTGCGGGAGACCTACCCGTTCGGCATGTTCGCTGTGCCCCGGGAGCGGATCGCACGGATCCACGCGTCGTCGGGCACCACGGGCCGCCCCACCGTCGTCGGCTACACCGGGGGTGACCTCGACCGGTGGGCCGGGCTCGTCGCGCGGTCCATCCGGGCCGCGGGCGGGCGCCCCGGCCACCGCGTGCACGTCGCCTACGGGTACGGGCTGTTCACCGGCGGGCTCGGCGCGCACTACGGCGCGGAGAAGCTGGGTGCGACCGTCATTCCGGTCTCGGGCGGCATGACCCCGCGGCAGGTGCAGCTCATCGGCGACTTCGCCCCCGAGGTCATCATGGTGACCCCGAGCTACATGCTGACCCTGCTCGACGAGTTCGAGCGCCAGGGCGTCGACCCGCGGGCCACGAGCCTGCAGGTCGGGATCCTCGGCGCCGAACCGTGGACCGAACGGATGCGCGCCGAGATCGAGGAGCGGGCCGGCATCCACGCGGTCGACATCTACGGGCTCTCCGAGGTCATGGGGCCCGGCGTCTCGCAGGAGTGCGTGGAGACCAAGGACGGCCTGCACATCTGGGAGGACCACTTCCTGCCCGAGGTCGTCGACCCGCTCGACGGCACCCCGCTGCCCGACGGCGCCGAGGGCGAGCTGCTGTTCACCAGCCTCACCAAGGAGGGGCTGCCGATCATCCGTTACCGCACCCGCGACCTCACGACGCTGCTCCCGGGCACCGCGCGGCCGCAGATGCGGCGGATGGCCAAGATCACCGGCCGGTCCGACGACATGATCATCCTGCGCGGGGTGAACGTGTTCCCGACCCAGATCGAGGAGATCGTGCTCCGCACGCCCGGGCTCGCGCCGCACTTCCAGCTGGAGCTGACGACCCGGGGCAGGCTCGACGCGATGACCGTGCGCGTCGAGGCCCGCGGCGACACCCCCGCCGACCGCCGCGACCCGGCCGCCGCCGAGCTCGTGCGCGCGGTGAAGGAGACCGTCGGGATCTCGGTGACCTGTGAGGTCGTCGACCCCGACACCCTGGAGCGCTCGGTCGGGAAGCTGCAGCGCCTCAAGGACCGGCGGGAGCCGAGGGCCTGA
- the paaZ gene encoding phenylacetic acid degradation bifunctional protein PaaZ, whose product MTLLRSHLSGTWQTGSGEGRPLYDAVTGDEVARISADGLDLAGALEFGRRTGGPALRALTFHQRAALLKALGQHLREHREQLYAVSAWTGATLGDSKFDVDGGIGVLLAYASKAKRELPNDTIHVEGDVEPLGRGGTFLSQHVLTPLCGVAVQVNAFNFPVWGPLEKLAPAFLAGVPTLIKPASPTAFLTAELVELIIGSGLLPEGSVQFVAGSLGDAFDHLTGQDLVSFTGSASTAQTLRSHPGIVRNSVRFSAEADSLNLAALGPDATPGTAEFDLFVKALTTEMTVKAGQKCTAIRRAFVPRAYVDAVVEAVTARLATVVVGAPGAEGVRMGALANLDQREEVRRSVKALRDAGRIVFGDPDRVEVTGADADRGAFVSPLLLVGDPDRAEPHEVEAFGPVSTVLPYATTEQLIDYAARGQGSLAGSVVSADPGFVREVVLGVAPLHGRVHVLNARDAGESTGHGSPLPQLVHGGPGRAGGGEEMGGVRGVFHHMQRTAVQADPDSLAAITGRWVTGAQRHTTDVHPFRKHLEELRPGDCLVAGPRRVTREDVEHFAEFTGDTFYAHMDEAAAAANPLFGQRVAHGYLVVSLAAGLFVDPDPGPVLANFGVDGLRFLTPVRFDDELTVTLTCKQLTPRESAGYGEVRWDADVTRQDGESVARYDVLTLVAKKDA is encoded by the coding sequence ATGACCCTGCTCCGCAGTCACCTCTCCGGCACCTGGCAGACGGGGAGCGGCGAGGGCCGCCCGCTGTACGACGCGGTGACCGGCGACGAGGTCGCCCGCATTTCCGCCGACGGTCTCGACCTCGCCGGGGCGCTGGAGTTCGGACGGCGGACCGGTGGGCCCGCGCTGCGCGCGCTCACGTTCCACCAGCGCGCAGCCCTGCTGAAGGCGCTCGGCCAGCACCTGCGCGAGCACCGCGAACAGCTCTACGCCGTCTCCGCGTGGACCGGCGCGACGCTCGGCGACTCCAAGTTCGACGTCGACGGCGGCATCGGCGTCCTGCTCGCCTACGCGTCCAAGGCCAAGCGCGAGCTGCCCAACGACACGATCCACGTCGAGGGCGACGTCGAGCCGCTCGGCCGCGGCGGGACCTTCCTCAGTCAGCACGTGCTGACCCCGTTGTGCGGGGTCGCGGTCCAGGTCAACGCCTTCAACTTCCCGGTCTGGGGCCCGTTGGAGAAGCTCGCCCCGGCCTTCCTCGCGGGCGTCCCGACGCTGATCAAGCCGGCGTCGCCGACGGCGTTCCTCACCGCGGAGCTCGTCGAGCTGATCATTGGCTCCGGCCTGCTGCCCGAGGGGTCCGTGCAGTTCGTCGCCGGGTCGCTCGGCGACGCCTTCGACCACCTCACCGGGCAGGACCTGGTGAGCTTCACCGGATCGGCGTCGACCGCGCAGACCCTGCGCAGCCACCCCGGGATCGTCCGCAACTCCGTGCGGTTCTCCGCCGAGGCCGACTCGCTGAACCTGGCCGCGCTCGGCCCGGACGCGACGCCCGGCACCGCGGAGTTCGACCTGTTCGTGAAGGCGCTCACCACCGAGATGACGGTCAAGGCCGGACAGAAGTGCACCGCGATCCGGCGCGCGTTCGTGCCACGCGCGTACGTCGACGCCGTCGTCGAGGCGGTCACCGCGCGGCTCGCGACGGTCGTGGTCGGCGCCCCCGGTGCCGAGGGTGTCCGGATGGGGGCGCTCGCGAACCTCGACCAGCGCGAGGAGGTCCGCCGCAGCGTGAAGGCCCTGCGCGACGCCGGCCGGATCGTGTTCGGCGACCCCGACCGCGTCGAGGTGACCGGCGCCGACGCCGACCGCGGCGCGTTCGTCTCCCCGCTGCTGCTGGTCGGCGACCCGGACCGCGCCGAGCCGCACGAGGTCGAGGCGTTCGGCCCGGTGTCGACCGTGCTGCCCTACGCCACCACCGAGCAGCTGATCGACTACGCCGCCCGCGGCCAGGGCTCGCTCGCCGGCTCCGTCGTCTCCGCCGACCCCGGGTTCGTCCGCGAGGTCGTGCTCGGCGTCGCCCCGCTCCACGGCCGCGTGCACGTGCTCAACGCCCGCGACGCCGGCGAGTCCACCGGGCACGGGTCGCCGCTGCCGCAGCTCGTCCACGGCGGGCCGGGCCGGGCCGGCGGTGGCGAGGAGATGGGCGGCGTGCGCGGGGTGTTCCACCACATGCAGCGCACCGCGGTCCAGGCCGACCCCGACTCACTCGCCGCGATCACCGGCCGCTGGGTCACCGGAGCGCAGCGCCACACCACCGACGTGCACCCCTTCCGCAAGCACCTGGAGGAGCTGCGCCCGGGCGACTGCCTGGTCGCCGGCCCGCGCCGGGTGACCCGGGAGGACGTGGAGCACTTCGCCGAGTTCACCGGCGACACGTTCTACGCGCACATGGACGAGGCAGCTGCCGCGGCGAACCCGCTGTTCGGGCAGCGCGTCGCGCACGGCTACCTGGTCGTGTCCCTCGCCGCCGGGCTGTTCGTCGACCCCGACCCGGGTCCCGTGCTCGCGAACTTCGGCGTCGACGGGCTGCGGTTCCTCACCCCGGTCCGCTTCGACGACGAGCTCACCGTCACGCTGACCTGCAAGCAGCTCACCCCGCGCGAGTCCGCCGGCTACGGCGAGGTCCGCTGGGACGCCGACGTCACGCGGCAGGACGGCGAGTCCGTCGCCCGCTACGACGTGCTCACCCTCGTCGCGAAGAAGGACGCGTGA
- a CDS encoding DsbA family oxidoreductase — MKLEIWSDVVCPWCAIGRARLETALSGFAHRDRVTLRWRSFELDPAAPCEQPGDRAEHLAAKYGVSVAAARRMEEQVTVTAAADGLEFRFDRARHGNTVDAHRLLHHAWATGGPGLQDTLKGRLLRASFTDGEPIGDPEALARIAVAAGLDDGGARAVLGSDRYLDDVRADEDMARRLGITSVPFLVVDDRYGVAGAQPVDALRQLLDTAWSEETPARS; from the coding sequence GTGAAGCTCGAGATCTGGTCCGACGTCGTGTGTCCGTGGTGCGCGATCGGGCGGGCGCGCCTGGAGACGGCGTTGTCCGGCTTCGCGCACCGTGACCGGGTGACACTGCGGTGGCGCAGCTTCGAGCTCGACCCGGCCGCGCCGTGCGAGCAGCCTGGTGACCGCGCCGAGCACCTGGCGGCCAAGTACGGCGTGAGCGTCGCGGCGGCCCGCCGGATGGAGGAGCAGGTCACCGTCACCGCGGCCGCGGACGGGCTGGAGTTCCGCTTCGACCGGGCCCGCCACGGCAACACCGTCGACGCCCACCGGCTGCTCCACCACGCCTGGGCGACCGGCGGGCCCGGGCTGCAGGACACGCTGAAGGGGCGGCTGCTGCGCGCCTCGTTCACCGACGGCGAGCCGATCGGCGATCCCGAGGCGCTCGCCCGGATCGCGGTGGCCGCCGGTCTCGACGACGGAGGGGCGCGCGCGGTGCTCGGCTCCGACCGGTACCTCGACGACGTCCGCGCCGACGAGGACATGGCCCGCCGCCTCGGCATCACCTCGGTGCCGTTCCTCGTCGTCGACGACCGCTACGGCGTCGCCGGCGCCCAGCCGGTCGACGCGCTGCGCCAGCTCCTCGACACCGCCTGGTCCGAGGAGACACCCGCCCGGAGCTAG
- a CDS encoding ACT domain-containing protein codes for MTDADDGLYKVLTVLRSRRWKVRSLQVDMSAEISRVDLVVARDGRDADLLLEQLRRVVPVVRADLG; via the coding sequence ATGACCGACGCCGATGACGGCCTCTACAAGGTGCTGACCGTGCTGCGGTCGCGCCGCTGGAAGGTCCGCTCGCTGCAGGTCGACATGTCCGCCGAGATCAGCCGGGTCGACCTCGTCGTCGCCCGCGACGGCCGGGACGCCGACCTGCTGCTCGAGCAGCTGCGCCGGGTCGTGCCGGTGGTACGCGCCGATCTGGGCTGA